The nucleotide sequence CGCGCCCGGCCACGCCGATTACATGGGGGCCGTGGGGCAGCATGACCTCGACCAAGATGTAGCTGGTGTCGCTGGCGAAGTAGAACTTGCGTGACTGCTCCAGGCTGTATTTGCCGAAACTCATGTCCGACATACGCGCCAGAATTGGAAATTGCAGGGCATTAATCGAGGCGGATTTACCGAGGTTGTTGGCGCCGTACACCGACAATGGGTGTTCCAGCGGGAACACGCCGAGGCTGTAGCCGGCGGTATTCAATAGGGCGAAGCGGCGTATGCCATAGCGTTCCTGGCTCATGCGTCGATCTCCTGGGCGTTACGTTCTTCGTCCATGGCGCGGGCCAGGGCTTCTTCTTCGGGCTCATCGGCGAGGCTGATGATCTCGTCCTCGGGCTCATCGTCGAGCAATACCGGTGTTGGCAGCGGTAGGTTGCTGTGCAGGGTGGCGGCCAGGTCGCGGTTTTGTTGCACGCTCAGGCACACATCGAGGAAACGGTGCATGGGCGCGAGAAAACGGTAAATGCCGTTGTCCTCGTATGCAAAACCCAGCTGGTTTAGGCGGCGCATCACTTTCTCTTCCAGTTCTTCAATGCTGGTGACTTCGGCCTGCAGAAACAGATCGCGGTACTTTTCCAGCAGCGCCGGCAGTTCGTCACGGCCGAGGCTGCCGCCATCGAGCACGGCCAGCGGGTCGCGGCCTTGATCAGCCAGGTGCTCTACCAAAATAAAGGTGAACAATGCCAGGCGCTGAGCGGTCTTGTTGACTTGGGCACCCATTTGCTCGGGCACAAAGTAATAGAAGCCGCGGCTGTCGCAGGTCAACTCGTAGCCCAGGGCCTTGAATAGTGCACGGTACTGGTCCTGAAGGTTGGACAGTTGGGCATAGAGCTCAGGGTCACGGCGGCTGACGTGGTAGCCCTTAAACAGCTCGCGGAAGATCGGCGCCAGCTGGGTGAGTTCTTTTAGATCGATATTCATAGGTTATGCTCGCAGGCAGTCGTCGTGTGGAAGGCGCCGCAGCGTTTTCCACCTGAGTATTCGGTGTGCTGGAGTAGGGTGGGCGACGATTCATCCGTCCACCGCCCGGCAAGCACCAAGGCGGACAAAAAGGGCGTTGTCCGCCCTACGCCACGCTTAAGCATTGGGGCGGCCCACCAGGGCAAAGGAACTCAGGCTGACCTGATGCTCGCGGGTGAGGTAGTCGCGGCGCGCAAGACGTTCGCGCTGGAAGCGGCCATCGCGAGACAGGCGCGAAAACCAGTAGAGCAATTCATCGGTGGCACCCTCGGGCTCCTGCTCCAGCAGCCAGACCATCAGGTCTGGCAGCGGCAGCGCTTGCTCGCAACGCTCGATCATCTCGCGTGCAGTGCGTGGCGCGCGCGGCGCTTTGCCTTTACGGCTACTGTGGGCCTTGGGGAACTGCGCCGGCTTGGGCTCGAAACGAGCCAGGGCGTACACATAGGCCTCAACCTGCGAGGCGGTACCGAGAAAGGTGCTTTGCGGGCGGCTGAACAGCGGCAGGGAGGCCTGCGGTACCGCATCCAGACCCTTGCGGCGGATGGCCGCCAAGGCTAGCGCCGCGCCACGGGTCACGGCGTTGTGTCGGCGGGCTTCTTCCCGCAGTGGCAGCAGCAGTTCGCGGGCGCGGCGCAGGGTCAGTTGGGCGGTGGTTTGCATTTCCAGAATGCGGGCGTGGGTGCGCAGCAGCAGGTCATCATCGACCAATTGGCCGAGGCGTTGCTGTTCGCTGAGTAGGCGCAGCAGCACATGTTCGACGCGGTATACGCCCTGTTCGAAGGCACCATCGGCGGCGACCAGCTGGATCATCGGCTCAACGTATTCGTCCCAGGTGGCTAACACTTCGGCATAACGCTGGCGCAGCGGTATTTGCCGGTCGCTGGTCTTGGCGCGTTCGGCCACAGCCACCAGCGCCTGTTCGTCGTTGGCCAGCTTTTTCAATACGTCGCGCACACGCATGTCGAGCAAGCGCAACTGGCGCGCTAGGTCAGCGGCGTCGCGCACCTCGAACGCATTCTTGATATAACCGGCCAAACGTTCGAGATGGCGTAAATAGGCCTCAATTTCCAAGCACAGACCCAAGCGATGCTCGCGCCGCAGGTAGGCGAGGAAGTCGTGGATCTGCGCATTCAGCTCGAAGCGGTTTGGGCTCTTAGCCACGGGCACCAAGATATCCAGACGAATCCACTGGTCGAGCAGGGCGGTAATATCGACTGCGGTGCATTCGGGCAGTTGCGTGGCCAGCTGGTTACGCAGTTCAACCAGGCTCAAAGTGCCCGCATCGAAGCGCTCACACAGCGGCTCCAGCAATGTCCAGTGTTCAGCAAGGGCGCGCAATACGCGCTTGGGGTCAATCATTGGGGCATCCGCTGCGCGATTTTTTCGCAAAAAAGCCGATTGTACTGCATGGGCTGGCTAAGGCTTGAGTGTCAGTTATCGGCTGCGGCAAGCCTAGGTTTGTCATATGCCTGTCATCGTTTATGAGCATCGTGCTCACGCGCTGGCCGCGATGGCTTAAGCGACGAATACTTCGATAGGGGTTGTTAGTGGTCAGCCCGGCGACAAAATATCCCCCTTGCTCTTTCGATATGCGCCGGTTATCGGCACAATTCGCCTCCACTTTTTTGGGGCCGGCTCAGCGTTGCTGATGACTGGCCAGCCGACATTGCATAGG is from Pseudomonas sp. TMP9 and encodes:
- the mksB gene encoding Mks condensin complex protein MksB; the protein is MIDPKRVLRALAEHWTLLEPLCERFDAGTLSLVELRNQLATQLPECTAVDITALLDQWIRLDILVPVAKSPNRFELNAQIHDFLAYLRREHRLGLCLEIEAYLRHLERLAGYIKNAFEVRDAADLARQLRLLDMRVRDVLKKLANDEQALVAVAERAKTSDRQIPLRQRYAEVLATWDEYVEPMIQLVAADGAFEQGVYRVEHVLLRLLSEQQRLGQLVDDDLLLRTHARILEMQTTAQLTLRRARELLLPLREEARRHNAVTRGAALALAAIRRKGLDAVPQASLPLFSRPQSTFLGTASQVEAYVYALARFEPKPAQFPKAHSSRKGKAPRAPRTAREMIERCEQALPLPDLMVWLLEQEPEGATDELLYWFSRLSRDGRFQRERLARRDYLTREHQVSLSSFALVGRPNA
- the mksE gene encoding Mks condensin complex protein MksE; the encoded protein is MNIDLKELTQLAPIFRELFKGYHVSRRDPELYAQLSNLQDQYRALFKALGYELTCDSRGFYYFVPEQMGAQVNKTAQRLALFTFILVEHLADQGRDPLAVLDGGSLGRDELPALLEKYRDLFLQAEVTSIEELEEKVMRRLNQLGFAYEDNGIYRFLAPMHRFLDVCLSVQQNRDLAATLHSNLPLPTPVLLDDEPEDEIISLADEPEEEALARAMDEERNAQEIDA